CCAATGCCCCGGAGGCGAGCCTAAAAATTCACAGTAATCAGGGCATTGTGCTGCATCCACGCTTCCTGCTTCCGCGTCAGGACGGACACGGGCATGCCCGCACGGCGCAGGAGCTGGGCAAAAACCATTATCTTCTGAACGAAGCCTGTTATACGACCTGTCACGGCCGCGTGCCGGCTTGGCAAATCTACAGTGGACAATTAGACCTCAACCAAAACAGCCAGTACATCAGCACTTACAACAGCACCCTGAACATCTTTGGTTTGCCTCTGCTGTGGTTGCCCTACCTGAGCTTTCCCTTGCAACGGCACTCGGGCTTCTTACCGCCGACCATCGGCAGCTCCACCATCAACGGCTTCACCTTAGGGGTTCCCTACTATTTCGATATCGCCAGCAATCTCGACGACACGCTGACCGTGGAGGGCCTGACCAAGCGCGGGGTCTTGCTACAGAACCAGTTCCGCTACCTGGAGCCGAGCTACAGCGGACGCCTGCTCCTCGACCTTCTCCCCCACGACAAGCTCACCGGCAGCAATGTCTGGGCAGTGTCCTGGCAACATCAGCAAGACCTCGGCGATGGCTTTTCGCTGTCGGTGAATTACAACCGCGTCAGTTACCGCAATTTCCTGGCCGATCTGGCTGGAGTCACCGGCTTCAGCGGTGGCTACATTGGCGGCGTGGGCAACGCCCCCTACCTAACCTCCACCGGCGCCGTCACCTATGGCAACCAGCATGTACAAGCCGGAGCCGTGCTGCAGGGGTATCAAGAATTGGTGCTCGGCGGTGCTGCCCCCTATGCCCAGCTACCCTATCTCTATGCCAATGGATACTGGCGCGTGGGCAACCGCGGTTACTTCGATTGGCGCAGCAATTTCAATTACTTTTATGCCAGCGCCGGCCCCATTGGACAACGACTCAATCTCACGCCGACCCTGGGCTGGAAATGGAGCCGCGCCTGGGGCTATCTGGAGCCGCAAGCCCGTCTCTATTTCAGTCACTACCAGATACAGCGCAATGGCCCCTACGCCCGCGTCAGCAATCGCAGCATGCCCGCCCTGAGTTTGCGTGGCGGCCTGAACTTCGTGCGCGATGGGCGCGATGGCAGCAGCATCGTCCTGCACCCGCTCTTCAAATATCTGTTCATCCCCCTGCAGGCGCAGAACCAGATTCCCAACTTTGACAGCAGCCTGCCTTTTCAGAATTTTAACTCCATTTTCACCGACAACTCGCTCTTTGATGGCAGCGATCGCATCAATGCCGCCAATCAGCTGAGTTATGGCCTCGAGGGTGTGGGCTATAATCGCCGCGGCCGACAGATCTGGAGCGCTGCCGCAGGGCAGATTCGCTATTTCAACCACCGGCAAATCAATCTAGCGGGTGACATCGTCGCGCAAAGCGCACGCTCCAATTATTTCTGGCAGGCACAATATGCCCCTCTGGCAGACCTCAATTTCCTTGCCAGCTCGGAAAGCAATGCCGATTGGAAACGCTTCGAGCGCCTGGATTTTCGTGCCCAATGGCTGGCCCACAATGGCACCGTGCTCAATCTGGATTATCGCTACACCCGCAACTTTGTCGATCAGGCCGGGGTCTCGGCAGCACTCCCCATTGGCAAGCAGTGGCGTATCCTGGGGAGCTATCAATATGATGTGCAGGATGACAAGCCCTTGGAGCAGTTGGTCGGGATCGGCTATGATGGCGGGTGCTGGACGGCCCAGCTGATGATGTTCCACCAGATCTTGCTGGGGGGACAGACGAACAACGCCGTCTATCTGGAAATCGTTTTGCGCGGTCTGACCAGCATCGGTAACAATTCCAACGGTTTTCTCGATCAATATGTGCCCGGCGCCAGCATGGAGTTCTGATGTCTCGATTACGCTTTAGCCTTTTTCTCGCCCTGGCAGCCAGTAGCTGCTCTGTCTGGGCAGCAGTCCCCTTCGTCAATCGGGATACCTTGCTGGCAGCGCCACCAGTGACCAGCTCGCAAGTATTTTCCGCACGCTCTACCGTTGCGCCAGAGGCGGTACCGCTGCCACAAAACCTGGATTACCTGGACAAGGTGGTAGCGGTAGTGAACGACCAGATCATCACCTCGCTACAATTGAACGAGCGGGTCGCAGCGATCAAAGCCCAACTCCAACAACAGGATCCTGGCCAACTGCCGCCGGAAGACATTCTGCGCCGGCAGGTGCTGCAGCAGATGATCCTCCAGGATATCGAAGTACAGATGGCCAAACGGATGGACATCCATGTCGACCAGGCCACTCTCGATCAAGCCATCGCCAATATCGCGCACAGCAACAATCTGACCCCCGACCAGTTACGCGAGGCCCTCGCGCAACAAGGGCAGTCCTGGTCCGCCTTCGAACGCAACCTGCGCGAGCGCATTCTCGTCGATCGCCTGCAGCAGCAGGAGGTCGAAGCGCGAGTACATCTTGGCAAGGATGAAATTCAGACCTTCGCTCGGCAACTCAAGCAGACTGCTGGTCTGAGCTTTGAGTTGCAGCAGATTTTTTTGCCCCTACCGGGCGACCCCAGCCCCGAGGCGGTCAGCAACGTGCGCCATGACGCGGAGCAGGTGCATGCGCAACTCGTCGATGGAGCAAGTTTTACGCGCCTCGCGACGGAGGTCAGCGCCGCCCGCGATGCCCTGCAGGGCGGACGGTTGGGCTGGGTGAAGGCGGCGGAACTACCGAGCGCCGTCAGCCAGACCCTGCTCAAGCTCAAACCCGGGGATATCAGCCCCATCATCCCCAGCGCTACCGGCTATCACATTTTCAAGCTCCTCAATGTCAAGCAGCAGGAGCCTTCGGTCACCGAGGTCAAGGCAGCGATGATCGTTCTTCACGCCGGCAAGGGATTGCAAGAGCAGGAGGCGGAATCGCAAGCAAAGGATATCGAATCGAGCCTGCAGTCCGGGGTGCGCTTCAGCGAACTGGCCAAGCGTTACAGCCAGGACAGCAGCACGGCAAGCAAGGGCGGCGAGTTGGGCTGGGTCGCGCCCGGGAGTCTACCCGACGAACTCGAACGTGCGTTGATGAGCCTACCGGTAGGCAATGTGAGTGCACCGGTGCAGGTAGGAAACTCGATCTACATCCTGCAATCCCAGGGACAACGCCAGGCTGCCCTGAGCGATACCCAACTCCAGTCTGTGGCGCGGATGCAGCTGTTTAACCGTACCGTGCGCGAACGGATGGAAGAATGGCAACGACGCATCCGTGATGGTGCCTATGTCGAAATTCTGGAACCCGACCTGCGTATCCGCAATGCATGAATTGAGTCAAAACGTTCCTCGCAGTGAGCAACCTGACCCCGATTCGCTGCTCGGTCATCGCGCCTTGCCGGCGTTCGCCTGGACGCCGACCTGGACGCTCTTTCGCAAGGAAGTTCTGCGCTTTGCCCGGGTCTGGCTGCAGACCATCGCTGCCCCTCTGGTCACCACCCTGCTCTACCTGCTGGTCTTCGGGCACGCCCTCGGCGGTCATATTCACATCTATCCCGGGGTGTCTTACATTGCCTTCATCGTTCCCGGCCTGATGATGATGTCTGTTCTGCAAAACGCCTTTGCCAATAGCTCCTCCAGTCTGATTCAGGCCAAGGTTACGGGCAATATCATCTTTGTTCTGCTCAGTCCGCTGCGGCCCACCGAGATCTTTCTGGCCATGACGGCAGCCTCCATTGTCCGCGGCATTGCCGTCGGACTCGCCATTTTGCTTCTAGCCCTGCTCTTTTTGCATCTCCCGCTGCAACATCCGTTCTGGGTCCTGATCTTTACCATTCTTGGTGCCGGTGGGATGGGGGCGCTGGGGATTGTTGCCGGTCTCTGGGCAGAGAAATTCGATCAGATCGCGGGTTTCCAGAATTTTTTGATCATGCCCCTGACCTTTCTTGCCGGCGTGTTCTACTCCGTGCAATCCCTGCCCGGCATCTGGCGCCAGCTGTCCATGGTCAATCCGTTTTTCTATATCGTTGATGGCTTTCGGTATGGGTTTTTTGGCGACGCCGACCTTTCGGTCTGGGCGTCTCTGGCCGTTGCCCTGGCTTTTTTCCTTGTCAGCGCCGCAGCGGCTTGGCGTTTACTCGCCAGCGGTTACAAATTACGGCCCTAGACTGGGTCACAGTTCCACTCTTTTCAGGTAAGATAGCGTTATGATGCAAGCAGAAACCATTCGTTCCCTGATCGAGGCCGGGCTTCCCGGTGCTCAGGTGCAAGTGTTTGGCGATGACGGGGCGCACTTCGAGGCCGTTGTCGTGGCCACACAATTTGACGGGCAATCCCTGATCAAACGCCACCAGCAGGTCTATGCCTGCTTGGGCGAGCGCATGCAGGAAGAGATTCACGCCCTGCAGTTACGCACCCTGAGCCCCAGTGAGGTCGCTGGCCGTTCTTGATTCTTCTTCCAGCAATTTACGAGGTGTAGCATGGCCGATATCCAGGAAATCATCCAGGATCAAGTACAAAAACATCCCATCACGCTGTATATGAAGGGCAATCCGCGGGCACCGCAGTGTGGCTTTTCCGCCCGTGCCGTACAGCTTCTGCAGCAGGCGGGCGTCAAGGAACTCTTTACCGTCGATGTATTGGCCGACCCACAGATTCGCGATGGCATCAAGAAGTTTTCCAACTGGCCGACCATTCCACAGCTCTACATCAACGGCGAATTTGTCGGCGGCGCCGACATCATGGCCGACCTCTTCCAACAGGGGGAGCTGAAGAATCTGGTCGCCAAGGCACAGGGCTGACGCAAACGCGTGGATAAACTGCTCCTGCGTGGCAATGGCCCCCTGCGTGGTGAGTTACGGATCTCCGGGGCCAAAAATGCCGCCCTGCCCTGTCTGGCGGCCAGCATTCTCGCGCAGGAGCCCGTCATCCTGCGCAACGTTCCCCATTTGCGCGATGTCACCACCACCCTGGAATTACTGAGCTGTCTGGGCGCGCGCGTCCTAATCGACGAACAGCTGGGGGTGGAGATCGATCCGCGCAGTGTACATTCCCTGGTCGCCCCCTACGAACTGGTGAAGACCATGCGCGCCTCCATCCTCGTGCTGGGCCCTTTGCTCGCCCGTCATGGCGCGGCGGAGGTCAGCCTGCCCGGTGGCTGCGCCATTGGTAGCCGGCCCGTGACGGTGCATCTGAATGGTCTGGAGGCCCTGGGGGCAGAAATCCGCCTCGAGGATGGCTTCGTCAAGGCGCGGGCAACGCGCCTGCGCGGCGCCTCCATTGTCATGGAGATGGTGTCCGTCACCGGCACCGAAAATCTGCTCATGGCCGCCACCCTCGCCGAGGGCCACACGCGCATCGAAAATGCGGCGCGGGAACCCGAAGTGGTGGATCTGGCGCGCCTGCTCAATGCCATGGGGGCGAAGATTCGCGGCGCTGGCACATCCGTGATCGAGATCGAGGGGGTGGAAGCCCTACACGGCTGCGAGCATCAAATTCTGCCCGACCGCATCGAAACCGGCACCTATCTGGTGGCTGCAGCCATGACCGGTGGCGATGTCTTCTTGCGGCGCAGCGATCCACGCCTGCTTGACAGCGTGCTGGGGAAGCTGCGCGAGGCCGGTGCAGAAATCCAGGAGGATGGGGATGGTATCCGCTTGCGCATGCAGCGCCGCCCACAGGCAGTGGACGTGCGCACCGCCCCCTACCCCGCCTTTCCCACCGATATGCAGGCGCAGTTCATGGCCCTCGACAGCATCGCGGAGGGGAGTGCCATGATCAGCGAAACCATATTCGAGAATCGCTTCATGCACGTTTCCGAACTACAGCGACTTGGAGCCCGGATCGACGGCGATGGCAAGACCGCCGTGGTACGTGGTGTGCCGCGGCTGCGGGGAGCACCCGTCATGGCCACCGATCTACGCGCCTCCGCCTGCCTGGTCTTGGCGGGCCTAGTGGCGGAAGGCGAAACCCTGATCGATCGGATCTATCATCTCGATCGCGGCTATGAAGTGATCGAAGAGAAACTGGGTGCCCTGGGGGCAGATATCCGACGGATTCGCAGTCAAAGCGGGAAAGCAGCATGAACGACAGTTTGACCATTGCCCTGTCGAAGGGACGAATCCTGGAGGAGAGCATTCCCCTCTTTGCCGCGGCCGGGATTGAACTTGCCGAGGATCCGGAAAAGTCGCGCAAGCTCATTCTGCCCAGCACCGATCCGCGCGTGCGTTTTCTCGTCATCCGTGCTAGCGACGTGCCCACCTATGTGAGCTGGGGGGCTGCGGACCTCGGCATTGCCGGCAAGGACGTACTCCTGGAACAGGAAAATCTTGCGCTCTACGAGCCTCTGGATCTGCGTATTGGCGTCTGTCGCATGTCGGTGGCGGAACCGGCGGCACTTGCGGCAGGCGACCAACCGGAAAGTTGGGAACGGGTGCGTATCGCCACCAAATACCCACACATTACCAAGCGCTTCTTTCAGGCGCGCGGAGTGCAGACCGAAATCATCAAGCTCTACGGCAGCATGGAACTCGCACCCTTGGTCGGGCTGGCAGATCGCATCGTCGACCTGGTATCCACCGGTCGGACCCTGCGCGAAAACGGATTGGTCGAGGTGGAGGAGATCATGCCCATTTCCAGCCGCCTGGTGGTCAACCCGGCAGCCATGAAACGCAAGGGTAGGGCGATCGAAGATCTGATTCGCAAACTGGAGGCGCAGATCGAGCAATGAAACGGCTCAATACGCTAGATCCCAATTTTACCTCCGCCTTTGCGGCATTGCATGGCTGGGAGGCCAGTGCCGATCCACAAATCGAAGAGCGCGTGCGCGAGATCCTGGCGGCAGTGCGCAGCCGCGGCGATGCCGCACTACTGGAAACCACTGCCCGCTTCGATCAGCTGGACTTGCCCGACAGCAACGCCTTGGAAATCCCGCTGGCAGACTGCCGGGCTGCCCTCGCGCAACTCTCCGCGGCGGAGCGCGGCGCACTGGAAGCGGCGGCGCAGCGCATTCGCAGCTACCACGAACGCCAGCGCACCGAGAGCTGGGAGATGCAGGACGCCGCTGGCAATCGCCTCGGGCAGCGCGTCCTGCCCCTGCATCGGGTGGGGATCTATGTCCCCGGCGGCAAGGCTGCCTACCCCAGTTCCGTGCTGATGAATGCCTTGCCGGCCAAGGTAGCGGGTGTAGCGGAAATCATCATGACCGTGCCCACCCCGCGCGGCGAGGTCAACCCTTGGGTCTTGGCGGCGGCGGCCGTGGCGGGGGTGGACCGCGTTTTCCGTATCGGTGGCGCACAGGCCGTTGCCGCACTCGCCTACGGTACCGCTTCGGTACCCGCCGTGGATAAGATCGTCGGCCCCGGCAATATCTATGTCGCCACCGCCAAACGGATGGTCTTCGGCAAGGTGGGCATCGACATGATCGCCGGGCCGAGTGAGATTCTCGTCCTCAGCGATGGTAGCGCCCCAGCAGAGTGGTTGGCTTGGGATCTCCTGTCCCAGGCAGAGCATGACGAAATCGCCCAGAGTATCTTCATCACCTGGGATGCTGCGCATCTGGCGGCTGTAGCCAGTGCCGTCGAACAGGCCCTTGGCGAACTCGACCGCGCCCCCATTGCCCGCGCCAGCTGGGAGAATCGTGGCGCCCTGATCCTCGCCCGTGATGCGGCCGAGGCCTGTGCCCTGGCCAATCGAGTGGCGCCCGAGCACCTGGAGTTGGCCGTGCAGGAGCCACGCGCCCTGCTCCCGCAGATCGAGAATGCTGGGGCGATTTTTCTCGGCATCCATAGCTGCGAGGCCCTCGGCGACTATGTCGCGGGCCCCAATCACGTGCTTCCCACTGGGGGGAGTGCGCGCTTCTCCTCGCCTCTGGGCGTCTATGATTTCATCAAGCGCAGTAGCTTGATCGAGGCCAGCCCTCGCGGCGCGCAGGAATTGGGGCAGTTGGCCAAGACGCTGGCGGAGGCCGAGGGGCTGACCGCGCATGCTCGTTCCGCAGCGGCGCGCACCCAGGGCAAAGTATGAGCGGCAAGAGCCTGCCGCAAGATCTTCTGCGTCCGGCGGTCCTATCCAGTCACGCCTACGCGGTTGCCGATAGCAGCGGCCTGATCAAGCTCGATGCCATGGAAAATCCCTATGGCCTGCCGGAGAGCCTGCGTGGCGCTTGGTTGGAATGTCTGCACGACGCCGAGCTGAATCGCTATCCCTATGCGCGGCCAGAGGAACTGATGCGCGCCCTGGCGCTGCACGGCGGCATTCCGGCGGACATGGAACTGATGCTGGGCAACGGTTCGGATGAGCTGATCCAGATCCTGATTTCCGCCGTTGCCGGGGCGGGGCGACCCATCCTGGGTGTCGATCCGACCTTCGTGATGTACCGCATCATCGCCGAACAGCAAGGCTTGGCCTATCACGCCGTCCCCCTGGATGGAGATTTTCAGCTGGATCTCCCGGCCTTCCTGACCGCAATGGAGCAGCATCATCCGGCCATTGTCTTCCTCGATTGGCCCAACAATCCCAGTGGCCAGATGCATCCGGTAGCCAGTCTGGAGGCCATTTGTGCGGCAGCGCCGGGGCTGGTGGTGGTCGACGAGGCCTACCATGCGTTCAGTGAGGCGAGTTTTGCCGACCAACTGGGTCGTTGGCCCAATCTGCTCCTCCTGCGCACCCTGTCCAAAGAAGGACTGGCGGGCCTGCGTCTGGGTTTTCTGGCCGGTCCCCCAGCCTGGATCCAGGAGCTGGACAAACTGCGCCTGCCCTACAATATCAATATCCTGACCCAGAAAAGTGCCAGCTTCGCGCTGCAACATGCCGAGGTCTTGGCGCTCCAAGCGAATGAGATTCGCACTCAACGCGAATTCGTCTATGAGCGCCTGCGCGATATGGGCCTTCAGGTACTGCCCAGCCGTGCCAATTTTCTCCTGTTTGCCGTACCCGGTCGCGCTGCCGCCATCCATACTGGCCTGAAAAACGCAGGAATCTTGCTCAAAGCCTTTACAGGGCATCCTCGCCTCGGCGACTATCTGCGGGTCAGTATCGGTACACCAGCCGAAAATCGTGCTTTTCTCTCTGCCCTGGAAGGGTTGCTATGAGTCGCCTTGCGGAAGTCCGCCGTGACACCCTCGAAACGCAAATTGCCGTGCGCCTGGAGCTGGATGGCTCGGGCCAGGCGCAATTGCAGACCGGCCTGCCCTTTCTCGAGCACATGCTGCACCAGATTGCCCGTCACGGCCTCTTCGACTTGGAGATCGAGGCGCATGGCGACCTGGAGATCGATGCCCATCACACCGTGGAAGACATTGGCATTACTCTGGGTCAAGCCTTTGCCCGCGCCGTGGGCGACAAGGCGGGGCTGACCCGCTATGGCCATGCCTATGTGCCTTTGGATGAGGCTCTGTCACGGGTCGTCGTCGATCTATCCGGGCGGCCAGGACTGGTGTACGCGGTCAACTTTCCGCGCGCCCAGATTGGGACCTTCGATGTCGATCTCTTGCACGAGTTCTTCCAAGGCTTTGTCAACCATGCCCAGGTCACCCTGCATCTCGATGCCCTGCGCGGCGACAATGCCCATCATATCGCCGAAACGCTGTTCAAGGCCTGTGGCCGCGCCCTGCGAATGGCCGTCAGTCAGGATCCCCGGGCAGGGAACAGCATTCCCAGTACCAAGGGGACGCTGAACCGATGAGCCGGAGCACCAGCGTTGGGATTGTCGACTACGGCATGGGGAATCTCTACTCGGTGGCCAAGGCCGTGGAACACTTGGGTGGCAAGGCGGTAGTCAGTGCCAAGCCTGCGGAACTGGCAGCCTGCGACCGCCTGATTTTTCCCGGCGTCGGCGCCTTCGGTGACTGCATGGCGGCCCTGGAACAACGTGAGCTGGACGAGTTTCTGCGCATTGCCGCACAAAACCGTCCCTTTCTCGGCATCTGCCTGGGTATGCAGGCCTTGATGGAGTCGAGTCAGGAGCATGGAGAGCATGCCGGTCTCGGTATCCTGCCAGGGCAAGTCCTGTCCTTTCCCGAGGAGACGCTGCAATCGGCATCAGGGCAACGCCTGAAGGTCCCACACATGGGCTGGAACCAGCTGCACCAACTCATTCCCCACCCTCTTTTTGCTGGAGTTCCCCAGGATGCGCATTTTTATTTTGTGCATTCCTTTTACGTCGAACCGGCACACCCTGATCTTCTGGCGGCCTTCAGTGATTATGGCATCCCGTTCTGTGCCGCCATTGCCGCCGACAACCTCTTTGCCCTGCAATGCCATCCAGAAAAGAGTGGCAAGGCCGGTCTGCAGCTCCTGGGTAATTTTTTGCACTGGTCTGGAGATTGCGCGGGCGGGTGTGAGATCGCTTAGGAGTGGAGAGAAAGACATGTTGTTGATTCCGGCCATTGACCTCAAAGGGGGTTCCTGCGTGCGTTTGCGCCAGGGGCGCATGGATGAGGACACGGTATTTTCCGAAGACCCCTTAGCCACCGCCCAGCGCTGGGTGGAGGCGGGGGCACGGCGTCTGCACATTGTCGATTTGGACGGCGCGGTGACTGGCGAGCCGGTCCATGCGCAGATCATCGGTGCCATTTCCCGCGCCTTTCCGCAGCTGGAAATCGAGGTCGGCGGCGGTATCCGCAGTGAAGAACAGATCGAAAGTTATCTTCTTGCCGGCGTACGCTATGCCATTATCGGCACCCAGGCAGTGAAGGCCCCGGGCTTCGTCGCCGAGGCAGCGGTCAGCTTTCCCGGACACATCATCGTCGGGATCGATGCCCGGGATGGCAAGGTGGCAACGGAGGGTTGGTCGAAGCTCTCCCGTCATGACCCCATCGATCTGGCCAAACATTTTGCCGACGATGGCGTCGAGGCCATCATCTACACCGACATCAGCCGTGACGGCATGATGAGTGGCCCCAACATCGAAGCCACCGTCGAACTGGCGCGCAGTATTCCGGTACCGGTTATCGCCTCGGGGGGTATCGCCAACATCGAGCAGCTTTTGGCCTTGCAGACCTATGAGGAGGAGGGAATCCTCGGCGCCATCACGGGCCGCGCCATCTACGAGGGCAGTCTCGACTTTGCCAGCGCACAGCGACAGTTGGATGAGCGCCATGCTCAGTAAACGCATCATTCCCTGTCTCGACATCGATCAAGGTCGGGTCGTCAAAGGGGTACAATTCCTTTCCCTGCGCGATGCGGGGGATCCTGTCGAAACCGCCGCCCGCTACAATGCGGAAGGGGCAGACGAAATCACCTTTCTCGACATCTCCGCCAGCCACGAGGGGCGCCAGACCATGGCCGATGTCGTGGCCGCAGTGGCGGCGGAAGTCTTCATTCCTCTCACCGTGGGCGGCGGGGTACGTAGCGTCGAAGACGTGCGCACCTTGTTATTGGCAGGCGCCGACAAGGTCAGCATCAACAGCGCCGCCGTTGCCCATCCGCAGTTGGTGCAGCAAGCTGCACAGCGCTTCGGCAATTCCTGCATTGTGGTCGCCATCGACGCCCGGCGTAGCGGCGAGCATTGGGAAGTCTTCACCCACGGCGGGCGCCGGTCTACGGGCCTGGATGCCGTCAGCTGGGCACAACGCATGGCAGAACTCGGTGCCGGAGAAATTTTGCTGACCAGTATGGACCGCGATGGTACCGGTGCGGGATTTGATCTCGAGCTTACCCGCGCCGTAGCCGACGCCGTAGCCGTGCCCGTCATCGCTTCCGGCGGGGTAGGCAAGCTCGACGACTTTGCCGCGGGGATCTTGCAGGGTCACGCCGATGCGGTTTTGGCTGCCAGCGTCTTTCACTTTGGGCAATTTCGTATTCCTGAGGTAAAGAGCGTCCTCGCCCGGCAAGGGATTCCCATGCGCATGGATGTCTGACGCATCCATGAACGCAAGAATGGCGTAAAGGAAGATATGGACGAGCAATACGCAGAGCTGGTCAGCGCGGTACGCTGGAACGAACACGGTTTGGCACCGGCCATTGCCCAGGACGTGCGCAGTGGACAGGTATTGATGCTGGCCTGGATGAATGCCGAGGCATTGCGCGCAAGCCTTGCGGAAGGGCGCGGTGTGTACTGGTCTCGCTCGCGTCAGGCGCTGTGGCGCAAAGGGGAAAGCTCCGGCCATGTGCAGTCTCTGCACAGCGTGCATCTCGACTGTGATGGCGACACCATCCTCCTGCGCGTCGTGCAAGAGGGTGCCGCCTGCCACACCGGGGCCGCTACCTGTTTTTTTCGCCAGGCCGAACGAGACGCCTGGCAGGATCGTTTTCCCCCCGGCGGCAGTGTCCTGGATGAGCTGCAGGCCACGATTCGTCAGCGACGTCAGGCCGACCCGGCACAGTCCTATGTTGCCAAACTGCTCCATGGCGGCCGTGACCGGGTGCTAAAAAAGGTCGGTGAAGAGGCAGCAGAGTTCTTGCTCGCCTGCAAGAATCCTGAGCCGCAGCCAGTCATTGCAGAGGCTGCAGACTTACTGTTCCACCTCTTGGTCGCGCTGGAGGAACGAGATTTGCATATTGATCAAGTGCTGGGCGAGTTGCAACGTCGTGAAGGAGTCTCGGGTCTGGTCGAAAAGGCATCCCGGCAGTCAGCTTGACGCTGTTCCCGGTCTTGACTATGGTCAAAAGTACAGTAGCGCATCGTCCCATTTGGGAAGGAGATCGTCATGGGCGCTTTTAGTATCTGGCATCTGATTATCATTTTGTTGATTGTGGTGGCCCTCTTTGGCACAGCGAAGCTGCGCAACGTGGGCTCTGATCTGGGTTCGGCAATCAAGGGCTTTCGCTCCGCAGTGAAGGAAGAAGAAGAAAAAAAAGAAAAGGAGGCCGCTCTGGGACATACTATTGAGGCTGAGGTCAGTCCGAAAAAAGAACAGGAAAGTGTGCACCATAGCTAAGCCATGTTTGACTTCAGCTTTGGGGAGCTTGCCCTGCTCGCGATCATCGCCCTCCTGGTAGTGGGCCCAGAAAAACTGCCGGAACTGGCGCGCACCGCCGGCAAGTGGGTGGGCTATTTTCGTCGCACGGTGAACAACGTCCGCTCGGAAGTGGAGCAGCAGTTATTGCTCGATGAGATGCGCAAGGAAGCGGAAAAGCTCAAGGGCTATGCCGATGAACCGCTGCAAGAGGTGGAAAAGTTCAAGGCCAGCATCGAAGAACCGCTCTTGCCTGCGGAAGAATCTGCTCCTGCAGCGGAGGCTGGACCTGCCTCTGCAGAGGAGGCTACGGTGAGCCTTCCTCCG
The window above is part of the Acidithiobacillus acidisediminis genome. Proteins encoded here:
- the hisD gene encoding histidinol dehydrogenase — its product is MKRLNTLDPNFTSAFAALHGWEASADPQIEERVREILAAVRSRGDAALLETTARFDQLDLPDSNALEIPLADCRAALAQLSAAERGALEAAAQRIRSYHERQRTESWEMQDAAGNRLGQRVLPLHRVGIYVPGGKAAYPSSVLMNALPAKVAGVAEIIMTVPTPRGEVNPWVLAAAAVAGVDRVFRIGGAQAVAALAYGTASVPAVDKIVGPGNIYVATAKRMVFGKVGIDMIAGPSEILVLSDGSAPAEWLAWDLLSQAEHDEIAQSIFITWDAAHLAAVASAVEQALGELDRAPIARASWENRGALILARDAAEACALANRVAPEHLELAVQEPRALLPQIENAGAIFLGIHSCEALGDYVAGPNHVLPTGGSARFSSPLGVYDFIKRSSLIEASPRGAQELGQLAKTLAEAEGLTAHARSAAARTQGKV
- the hisC gene encoding histidinol-phosphate transaminase, producing MSGKSLPQDLLRPAVLSSHAYAVADSSGLIKLDAMENPYGLPESLRGAWLECLHDAELNRYPYARPEELMRALALHGGIPADMELMLGNGSDELIQILISAVAGAGRPILGVDPTFVMYRIIAEQQGLAYHAVPLDGDFQLDLPAFLTAMEQHHPAIVFLDWPNNPSGQMHPVASLEAICAAAPGLVVVDEAYHAFSEASFADQLGRWPNLLLLRTLSKEGLAGLRLGFLAGPPAWIQELDKLRLPYNINILTQKSASFALQHAEVLALQANEIRTQREFVYERLRDMGLQVLPSRANFLLFAVPGRAAAIHTGLKNAGILLKAFTGHPRLGDYLRVSIGTPAENRAFLSALEGLL
- the hisB gene encoding imidazoleglycerol-phosphate dehydratase HisB, whose protein sequence is MSRLAEVRRDTLETQIAVRLELDGSGQAQLQTGLPFLEHMLHQIARHGLFDLEIEAHGDLEIDAHHTVEDIGITLGQAFARAVGDKAGLTRYGHAYVPLDEALSRVVVDLSGRPGLVYAVNFPRAQIGTFDVDLLHEFFQGFVNHAQVTLHLDALRGDNAHHIAETLFKACGRALRMAVSQDPRAGNSIPSTKGTLNR
- the hisH gene encoding imidazole glycerol phosphate synthase subunit HisH, with product MSRSTSVGIVDYGMGNLYSVAKAVEHLGGKAVVSAKPAELAACDRLIFPGVGAFGDCMAALEQRELDEFLRIAAQNRPFLGICLGMQALMESSQEHGEHAGLGILPGQVLSFPEETLQSASGQRLKVPHMGWNQLHQLIPHPLFAGVPQDAHFYFVHSFYVEPAHPDLLAAFSDYGIPFCAAIAADNLFALQCHPEKSGKAGLQLLGNFLHWSGDCAGGCEIA
- the hisA gene encoding 1-(5-phosphoribosyl)-5-[(5-phosphoribosylamino)methylideneamino]imidazole-4-carboxamide isomerase; amino-acid sequence: MLLIPAIDLKGGSCVRLRQGRMDEDTVFSEDPLATAQRWVEAGARRLHIVDLDGAVTGEPVHAQIIGAISRAFPQLEIEVGGGIRSEEQIESYLLAGVRYAIIGTQAVKAPGFVAEAAVSFPGHIIVGIDARDGKVATEGWSKLSRHDPIDLAKHFADDGVEAIIYTDISRDGMMSGPNIEATVELARSIPVPVIASGGIANIEQLLALQTYEEEGILGAITGRAIYEGSLDFASAQRQLDERHAQ
- the hisF gene encoding imidazole glycerol phosphate synthase subunit HisF, yielding MLSKRIIPCLDIDQGRVVKGVQFLSLRDAGDPVETAARYNAEGADEITFLDISASHEGRQTMADVVAAVAAEVFIPLTVGGGVRSVEDVRTLLLAGADKVSINSAAVAHPQLVQQAAQRFGNSCIVVAIDARRSGEHWEVFTHGGRRSTGLDAVSWAQRMAELGAGEILLTSMDRDGTGAGFDLELTRAVADAVAVPVIASGGVGKLDDFAAGILQGHADAVLAASVFHFGQFRIPEVKSVLARQGIPMRMDV
- the hisIE gene encoding bifunctional phosphoribosyl-AMP cyclohydrolase/phosphoribosyl-ATP diphosphatase HisIE, with product MDEQYAELVSAVRWNEHGLAPAIAQDVRSGQVLMLAWMNAEALRASLAEGRGVYWSRSRQALWRKGESSGHVQSLHSVHLDCDGDTILLRVVQEGAACHTGAATCFFRQAERDAWQDRFPPGGSVLDELQATIRQRRQADPAQSYVAKLLHGGRDRVLKKVGEEAAEFLLACKNPEPQPVIAEAADLLFHLLVALEERDLHIDQVLGELQRREGVSGLVEKASRQSA
- the tatA gene encoding Sec-independent protein translocase subunit TatA, which codes for MGAFSIWHLIIILLIVVALFGTAKLRNVGSDLGSAIKGFRSAVKEEEEKKEKEAALGHTIEAEVSPKKEQESVHHS
- the tatB gene encoding Sec-independent protein translocase protein TatB, encoding MFDFSFGELALLAIIALLVVGPEKLPELARTAGKWVGYFRRTVNNVRSEVEQQLLLDEMRKEAEKLKGYADEPLQEVEKFKASIEEPLLPAEESAPAAEAGPASAEEATVSLPPGVSGPSRPQGQTLH